The Deltaproteobacteria bacterium genome contains the following window.
CGTGATCGGCCTCGCCCGCTCTTACGGCCTGAAGGTGCATCTCGACGGTGCCCGTATATTCAATGCCGCCGTGGCCCTCAACGTTCCCGCCCGCGAGCTTGCCCGCGGTGTCGATTCCGTCAGTTTCTGCCTGTCCAAGGGCCTTTCGGCGCCTGTCGGTTCCGTTGTATGCGGTTCTCATAAATTCATTAATGAGGCACGCCGGCTTAGAAAGGCGATCGGCGGAGGCATGCGCCAGACGGGGATACTGGCGGCGCCCGGCATGGTCGCTCTCCGTGAAATGACGGAACGGCTGGCCGAGGACCACGAAAACGCGCGCCTGCTCGCTGAGGGCATCGCCGGTATTCCGGGCTTCTCCGTTGCCGTTGACCAGGTGAGGACGAATATCGTCTTCTTCACCCTGGAGAATGAAGGGCTGTCCGATGACGACTTTCTCGCGGAAACGGCGAAGCGGGGCCTCCTTCTCCTTAATCTCGGCCCGGCCCGTTTTCGGGCCGTCACCCATTACGGCATTACAAAAGATGACATAAAGAAGGCCCTGTCCCTGCTCGAAACGGTTATCGAGCGGAAATGACCGTGCCCGCATCCGTCATTCCCTGTGAAATTCTTCCGTGATATTTTTCTGATGATTTTTCTTCCGATTTATGCATAATCCCTCTTTTCAATTCATGATCATGAGGTCATACAAGGAGGTACAATGTATGTGGATAGTATGTAAGAAGTTGATTTCATTGGTCCTTATCGTGTGCGTCGTGACGCTGCCGGTGCAGGTGTATGCCTATGGCGGTGGTGGCGGTGACGGCGGTGGTGGTGACACGAAGGACCTGGCGAGTGCCGGTGCCGGTGTCGGGGGGCCGCCTTTAACGTTTACGCCGCCCGACGATCTGCCCTTTGACATTCCTGATGACTATGAGAATCCGGAAAGTGAAGTCGCCGGCGGTACGGAAGCCCTCACCTACAAGTCACCCAACAAGGACATTTCACAGGCCCTGTCGCAATGGATGAGCCAGAAATATCACTCGCTGACAGCCAGGCTTCACAGCGCCATGGCGTCGGCCTATGGTGTCATGGGCAGCGTCTGCAGTTTCGTCAAGGTAAATGCGAAAATTGCCATCGCCACCATGGCTTTTATCGGCGCCGTCGCGGGTCTGATCGCCATGGCGCCGGCGGCGGCGGCCGCTGTCGGCATTACCATTGCAGGAGCCAAGGCAACCGCTGCGGCCTATGGTGCGGCGGCCCTTGTAACGGGTGCCCTTATGGCGGGTGCCGAACAATATGACAAGAGCCTTGAAGAAGGAAAGAGCCAGACCGATGCCGCTGCCGACGGGCTGACCACCGGCGTGGGAAAAGGTGTCATCGACCAGGCTATCAACATGAATCCTGCTTTCGGGACGATCGATCTCATCCAGAAGGCGGGGACTGGGAAGGGACTTGGTGACCAGGCCCTTGAGGGAACCACGGGGGGAGGGACTCCCAATCTCGGTTTCGCCCCCATGGCCCCCATAGACGCCTGATGACAGACAGGAGGTAACACAATGAAAAGAAACATTAATTATATATGTGTGGCGATACTGATGGGGATCCTCCTGTTTCCTCTTACCGGCTGCAAGGAGCAGATGCAGGCGCTCACGGCGCCCATCGCCGGAAGCTCGGAAAAGGTCGAGGCGCGGTCGATCTACCTGCCGAACCAGTCGATTCCGGCTGATATCAAGCTGGTTTCTGCGGCCGTCGGTGTTTCCGCGTACGGAGAAGACCCTCAGAAGGTTGCCGGCGTCAGGATGGAACGGGCCATTGAAAAGCCCTGGAACGACCTTGTTCCCTCAAATTTCCTGCTCGCGCAGCACAAGATCATCGAGTATGGTCCCTCAACGGAATTTTACCAGTCCATGAGCCTTGCCGGATCCCTTGATTTTCAGGACCATCTGGGACGCCGGACGATCCTCCTCTTTGATGCCACGTACCGCGTCGAGGGATCG
Protein-coding sequences here:
- the ltaE gene encoding low-specificity L-threonine aldolase: MKAIDLRSDTVTMPTPVMMDAIMKADLGDDVFGEDPTTRRFEELAAETLGMESAMLVASGTMGNLVSLLTHCGRGDEVILGDEAHIFHYEAGGMSALGGIMPHLVPNNADGTMALKDIEGAVRGDNIHYPRTRLICLENTHNRCNGAPLTAEYTGAVIGLARSYGLKVHLDGARIFNAAVALNVPARELARGVDSVSFCLSKGLSAPVGSVVCGSHKFINEARRLRKAIGGGMRQTGILAAPGMVALREMTERLAEDHENARLLAEGIAGIPGFSVAVDQVRTNIVFFTLENEGLSDDDFLAETAKRGLLLLNLGPARFRAVTHYGITKDDIKKALSLLETVIERK